A portion of the Lolium rigidum isolate FL_2022 chromosome 1, APGP_CSIRO_Lrig_0.1, whole genome shotgun sequence genome contains these proteins:
- the LOC124693316 gene encoding 30S ribosomal protein S16-2, chloroplastic/mitochondrial-like, with product MVVRIRLARFGCRNRPFYRVMAADSRSPRDGKHLEVLGHYNPLPGKDGGKRMGLKFDRVKYWLSVGAQPSDPVQRILFRAGVLPPPPLLAMGRKGGHRDRNPIRPMTGRPLDLEGVTIVDDPNATEGDAEEPAEPSLEA from the exons ATGGTGGTCCGGATCCGGCTGGCGCGGTTCGGCTGCCGGAACCGGCCCTTCTACCGGGTCATGGCCGCCGACAGCCGCTCCCCGCGCGACGGGAAGCACCTCGAGGTCCTCGGCCACTACAACCCGCTCCCCG GGAAGGATGGTGGCAAGAGGATGGGACTGAAATTCGACCGGGTCAA GTACTGGCTATCTGTTGGGGCACAGCCATCAGATCCTGTGCAGCGTATACTCTTCCGCGCTGGGGTTCTGCCTCCACCTCCGTTGCTAGCTATGGGCCGTAAGGGTGGACATCGTGACAGGAACCCCATTCGTCCGATGACTGGTCGTCCCTTGGATCTTGAGGGTGTCACAATTGTTGATGATCCCAATGCTACTGAAGGTGATGCTGAAGAACCTGCAGAACCTTCATTGGAAGCGTGA